One Kitasatospora sp. NBC_01287 DNA window includes the following coding sequences:
- a CDS encoding metalloregulator ArsR/SmtB family transcription factor, giving the protein MREHQGEPEAESAPGSPVPATATEVLLDGHRATRDRVARSILDHGPSSAADLASRLGLTAAAVRRHLDGLAAAGLVESREQRVYGSRGRGRPAKVFALTESGRDAFYQAYDQLAADALRWIAEAVGGGPAGEEAVAAFARARFGKQGQRYLGALEQASADRRTEALAEALSADGYAATVRRVPSAAVAKAPAGAQLCQHHCPVAHIAEQFPQLCEAETEVFSQLLGTHVQRLATIAHGDGVCTTYVPAPGAAPSPRPGTGAAPTAGTTTEEPATSARRSPA; this is encoded by the coding sequence ATGCGCGAGCACCAGGGGGAGCCGGAGGCCGAGTCGGCCCCCGGTTCACCGGTGCCCGCGACCGCGACCGAGGTGCTGCTGGACGGCCACCGGGCCACCCGGGACCGGGTCGCCCGCTCCATCCTGGACCACGGCCCCTCCTCCGCCGCAGACCTGGCCAGCCGGCTGGGCCTGACCGCCGCCGCCGTGCGCCGCCACCTGGACGGGCTGGCCGCCGCCGGCCTGGTCGAGTCCCGCGAGCAGCGGGTCTACGGCAGTCGCGGGCGCGGCCGCCCGGCCAAGGTGTTCGCGCTCACCGAGTCCGGTCGGGACGCCTTCTACCAGGCCTACGACCAGCTCGCCGCCGACGCGCTGCGCTGGATCGCCGAGGCGGTCGGCGGCGGCCCGGCGGGCGAGGAGGCGGTCGCCGCCTTCGCCCGGGCCCGGTTCGGCAAGCAGGGGCAGCGCTACCTCGGCGCGCTGGAGCAGGCCTCGGCCGACCGGCGCACGGAGGCGCTCGCGGAGGCGCTGAGCGCCGACGGGTACGCTGCCACAGTGCGGCGTGTGCCGTCCGCCGCGGTGGCGAAGGCCCCCGCCGGAGCTCAGCTCTGCCAGCACCACTGCCCGGTCGCGCACATCGCCGAGCAGTTCCCCCAGCTCTGCGAGGCGGAGACCGAGGTCTTCTCCCAGCTGCTGGGGACCCATGTGCAAAGGCTGGCCACCATCGCCCACGGTGATGGGGTCTGCACCACCTATGTGCCGGCACCCGGTGCCGCACCGTCGCCCCGTCCGGGCACCGGTGCAGCGCCGACTGCCGGTACGACCACCGAAGAACCCGCTACGTCCGCGCGGAGGAGTCCCGCATGA
- a CDS encoding ABC transporter ATP-binding protein, translating to MRTHPAVEIAGLVKRYGEKTAVDGLDLRIERGTVTAVLGPNGAGKTTTIETCEGYRRPDAGTVRVLGLDPVRQAAELRPRIGVMLQSGGVYAGARAEEMLRHTARLHADPLDVPALVERLGLGSCGRTAYRRLSGGQQQRLALAMAVVGRPELVFLDEPTAGLDPQARRATWELVRDLRRDGVTVVVTTHYMDEAEQLADAVNIVDGGRVIAAGSPEELCRGGAESSLHFDGPAGLDLGALTKVLPDGAAAVELAPGSYRVQATPIDPGLVAAVTAWCAEAGVLPERLTVQRRSLEDVFLELTGRELRS from the coding sequence ATGCGAACACACCCCGCCGTCGAGATCGCCGGGCTGGTCAAGCGGTACGGCGAGAAGACCGCGGTGGACGGCCTGGACCTGCGGATCGAGCGCGGCACCGTCACCGCGGTGCTCGGCCCGAACGGCGCCGGCAAGACCACCACCATCGAGACCTGCGAGGGCTACCGCCGCCCGGACGCCGGGACGGTGCGGGTGCTCGGCCTCGACCCGGTCCGGCAGGCCGCCGAGCTGCGCCCCCGGATCGGCGTGATGCTCCAATCGGGTGGTGTGTACGCCGGCGCCCGCGCCGAGGAGATGCTCCGGCACACCGCCAGGCTGCACGCCGACCCGCTGGACGTGCCCGCCCTGGTCGAGCGGCTGGGCCTGGGCTCGTGCGGCCGGACGGCCTACCGCAGGCTCTCCGGCGGCCAGCAGCAGCGCCTCGCGCTGGCGATGGCCGTGGTCGGCCGCCCCGAGCTGGTCTTCCTGGACGAGCCGACCGCCGGCCTGGACCCGCAGGCCCGCCGGGCCACCTGGGAGCTGGTCCGCGACCTGCGCCGGGACGGCGTCACGGTCGTGGTCACCACCCACTACATGGACGAGGCCGAGCAGCTGGCCGACGCCGTCAACATCGTCGACGGCGGCCGGGTGATCGCCGCCGGCAGCCCCGAGGAGCTCTGCCGCGGCGGCGCCGAGAGCAGCCTGCACTTCGACGGCCCGGCCGGTCTCGACCTGGGCGCGCTGACCAAGGTGCTCCCGGACGGCGCGGCGGCCGTCGAGCTGGCGCCCGGCAGCTACCGGGTGCAGGCCACGCCGATCGACCCCGGGCTGGTGGCCGCCGTGACCGCCTGGTGCGCCGAGGCCGGCGTCCTGCCCGAACGGCTGACCGTGCAGCGGCGCAGCCTCGAAGACGTCTTCCTCGAACTGACCGGACGGGAGCTTCGCTCGTGA
- a CDS encoding ABC transporter permease — MTTVDYSPRPGAAPLGRMVLAQTAFETRMLLRNGEQLLLTVVIPTVLLVLFSAVDVVSVTGPGKRVDFLAPGLLALAVMSTAFTGQAIATGFERRYGVLKRLGASPLPRWALLAAKTGCVLVTEALQVALLSVIALALGWSPHGDPFSVLALLVLGTAAFSGLGLLMAGTLKAEATLAAANLVFVLLLLAGGVIVPLTKFPGAVRGVLEALPISALSDGLRSVLQTGAGVPWADLGILAGWAVLALAAAARFFRWE; from the coding sequence GTGACCACGGTGGACTACTCCCCCAGGCCCGGCGCCGCGCCGCTGGGCCGGATGGTGCTCGCCCAGACCGCGTTCGAGACCAGGATGCTGCTGCGCAACGGCGAGCAGCTGCTGCTCACCGTGGTGATCCCGACCGTGCTGCTGGTGCTGTTCAGCGCGGTGGACGTGGTGTCGGTGACCGGCCCCGGCAAGCGGGTCGACTTCCTGGCCCCCGGCCTGCTGGCGCTCGCGGTGATGTCCACCGCCTTCACCGGGCAGGCCATCGCCACCGGCTTCGAGCGGCGCTACGGGGTGCTCAAGCGGCTCGGCGCGAGCCCGCTGCCGCGCTGGGCGCTGCTGGCCGCGAAGACCGGCTGCGTGCTGGTGACCGAGGCGCTGCAGGTCGCGCTGCTCTCGGTGATCGCGCTGGCGCTGGGCTGGTCGCCGCACGGCGACCCCTTCTCGGTCCTGGCGCTGCTGGTGCTGGGCACCGCCGCCTTCTCCGGGCTCGGCCTGCTGATGGCCGGCACGCTGAAGGCCGAGGCCACCCTGGCGGCGGCCAACCTGGTCTTCGTCCTGCTGCTGCTGGCGGGCGGCGTGATCGTGCCGCTGACGAAGTTCCCCGGTGCGGTGCGCGGGGTGCTGGAGGCGCTGCCGATCAGCGCGCTCTCGGACGGGCTGCGCTCGGTGCTGCAGACCGGCGCCGGGGTGCCCTGGGCGGACCTCGGCATCCTGGCCGGCTGGGCGGTGCTCGCGCTGGCCGCGGCGGCGCGGTTCTTCCGCTGGGAGTGA
- a CDS encoding choice-of-anchor A family protein, giving the protein MRIPVPVPALALGGSLILGGSLALGALAAPAAVAAPASPSCPTLGVAGQYGEFIEGDDTHAPDAEGAVAVGGNADFSHGFSVGQELTDAEVKALPGQNALVVAGDINVGGGNTEVMKGNGVYAGQKLGGGLLEGHAGTVTHGPLPIDFAAEFTELRGISTALAARGATPGTTAVAAGQGDGATLTLTGTDASYNNFVVSAAQLQGAKAIRLKVPAGAVAVVNVTGGSYDSQAAGTTSIWLWDHGKQSWVEDDKLQSADGGAVRASLLWNFPTATSVVKNSLLAWAGSILAPNADFALGHGGPVNGSVIAHSLTGSGGAETHHSPFTACLPSIPTGSPSPSASASGPATTPPTGGGPSTPATTPVGTPGSSASGTPSGSPSTGPSGTPSTGGSAHPVAAPSGTPATPSPGASASGALPVGAPSTGPSPAAPAPSHGGLAFTGAAGVIPLTVGGVLVVGAGAGIVVATRRRAARKA; this is encoded by the coding sequence ATGCGCATCCCTGTTCCCGTGCCGGCCCTCGCTCTCGGCGGTTCGCTCATCCTCGGCGGCTCGCTCGCGCTGGGCGCCCTCGCCGCGCCGGCCGCCGTCGCCGCTCCCGCCTCGCCCAGTTGCCCGACCCTCGGGGTGGCGGGCCAGTACGGCGAGTTCATCGAGGGGGACGACACCCACGCGCCGGACGCCGAGGGCGCGGTCGCGGTCGGCGGCAACGCCGACTTCAGCCACGGCTTCAGCGTGGGCCAGGAGTTGACGGACGCCGAGGTCAAGGCGCTGCCGGGGCAGAACGCGCTGGTGGTGGCCGGGGACATCAACGTCGGCGGCGGCAACACCGAGGTGATGAAGGGCAACGGGGTCTACGCGGGACAGAAGCTGGGCGGCGGCCTGCTGGAGGGCCACGCGGGCACCGTGACGCACGGGCCCTTGCCGATCGACTTCGCCGCCGAGTTCACCGAGCTGCGCGGCATCTCCACGGCGCTGGCCGCCCGGGGCGCCACGCCGGGCACCACGGCGGTCGCCGCCGGCCAGGGTGATGGCGCCACGCTGACCCTGACCGGTACCGATGCCTCCTACAACAACTTCGTGGTGAGCGCCGCCCAGTTGCAGGGCGCCAAGGCGATCCGGCTGAAGGTGCCGGCCGGCGCGGTCGCGGTGGTCAACGTCACCGGCGGCAGCTACGACTCGCAGGCGGCCGGCACCACCTCGATCTGGCTCTGGGACCACGGCAAGCAGAGCTGGGTGGAGGACGACAAGCTGCAGAGCGCCGACGGCGGCGCGGTGCGCGCCTCGCTGCTGTGGAACTTCCCGACCGCCACCTCGGTGGTCAAGAACAGCCTGCTGGCCTGGGCCGGCAGCATCCTGGCCCCGAACGCCGACTTCGCCCTGGGTCACGGCGGCCCGGTCAACGGCTCGGTGATCGCCCACTCGCTGACCGGCAGCGGCGGCGCGGAGACCCACCACTCCCCGTTCACCGCCTGCCTGCCGAGCATCCCGACCGGCTCGCCCTCGCCCTCGGCGTCGGCGTCCGGCCCGGCCACCACCCCGCCCACCGGCGGCGGCCCGAGCACCCCGGCCACCACGCCGGTCGGCACGCCCGGCAGCAGCGCGAGCGGCACACCGAGCGGCAGCCCGAGCACCGGCCCGAGCGGCACGCCGAGCACCGGCGGGAGCGCGCACCCGGTGGCCGCGCCCTCGGGGACGCCCGCCACCCCGAGCCCCGGCGCGTCGGCGAGCGGCGCGCTCCCGGTGGGCGCCCCCTCCACCGGCCCGAGCCCGGCGGCCCCGGCGCCTTCGCACGGCGGACTCGCCTTCACGGGCGCCGCCGGTGTGATCCCGCTGACCGTGGGCGGCGTGCTGGTGGTCGGCGCCGGCGCGGGCATCGTGGTCGCCACCCGCCGCCGGGCGGCGCGGAAGGCCTGA
- a CDS encoding heme A synthase, translating to MVRRAALAALVMSVVIVVTGGAVRLTGSGLGCKTWPTCTGDSVTPTPAMGFHGIIEFTNRMLTYVLCAAIGWAILAARCAEPMGVPPAEGRGRRSLTRLGWWQFWVVMSNAVLGGITVLVKLNPYVVACHMLSALALVWVAVVTWERAKEGDGPPRALVTGPVRQLSHVLVAATGALVTAGTLVTGAGHHPGDSSDVPRVPISYDRLAQLHTDLACVTVGLSLAVIFVLAAVKAPPAARARARELFVVLMAQGVLGFVQYFTDAPELLVGLHMLGAALTWIAVLRVPLALRTRDTGSGPTPVLPAQTPQEATA from the coding sequence ATGGTGCGGCGGGCCGCCCTCGCCGCACTGGTGATGAGCGTCGTCATCGTGGTCACCGGCGGCGCGGTCCGGCTGACCGGCTCCGGGCTCGGCTGCAAGACCTGGCCGACCTGCACCGGGGACAGCGTGACGCCGACGCCCGCGATGGGCTTCCACGGGATCATCGAGTTCACCAACCGGATGCTCACCTACGTGCTCTGCGCGGCGATCGGCTGGGCGATCCTGGCGGCGCGCTGCGCGGAGCCGATGGGGGTCCCCCCGGCCGAAGGCCGGGGGAGGCGCTCGCTGACCCGGCTGGGCTGGTGGCAGTTCTGGGTGGTGATGAGCAACGCCGTGCTGGGCGGGATCACCGTGCTGGTCAAGCTCAACCCGTACGTGGTGGCCTGCCACATGCTCTCCGCGCTGGCCCTGGTCTGGGTGGCGGTGGTGACCTGGGAGCGGGCCAAGGAGGGCGACGGGCCGCCCAGGGCGCTGGTCACCGGACCGGTCCGGCAGCTGAGCCACGTCCTGGTGGCCGCGACCGGCGCCCTGGTGACGGCCGGCACCCTGGTCACCGGCGCGGGGCACCACCCGGGCGACTCCAGCGACGTGCCGCGGGTGCCGATCAGCTACGACCGGCTGGCCCAGCTGCACACCGACCTCGCCTGCGTGACGGTCGGCCTGTCGCTCGCGGTGATCTTCGTGCTGGCGGCCGTCAAGGCCCCGCCGGCCGCCCGGGCCAGGGCCCGCGAGCTGTTCGTGGTGCTGATGGCGCAGGGCGTGCTGGGCTTCGTCCAGTACTTCACCGACGCGCCGGAGTTGCTGGTCGGGCTGCACATGCTCGGCGCCGCGCTGACCTGGATCGCCGTGCTGCGCGTGCCGCTGGCGCTGCGCACCCGGGACACCGGGTCCGGGCCGACCCCCGTACTGCCCGCGCAGACCCCGCAGGAAGCGACCGCCTGA
- a CDS encoding heme o synthase, producing the protein MFVTAVESRPAGVLGTTPAHRPLGARVGAFVALTKPRIIELLLMSTVPVMFLAQRGVPNLLLVLEVVIGGYLSAGGANALNMYIDRDIDAVMSRTERRPLVTGMVAPREALVFGIALGAVSTLWLGLLVNWLASGLALTGYLFYVFVYTLGLKRRTTQNIVWGGIAGCMPVLVGWAAVTGSLTWAPVVLFLVIFFWTPPHYYPLSMKVREDYEKAGVPMLPVTAGNVTVARHIVAYSWIMVAVSLALWPLDHTSWLYPTAAVLLGAFWIKEAHGLQARAKAGVVGAKLKEMRLFHWSITYLTLLMVAIAVDPFLR; encoded by the coding sequence GTGTTCGTGACCGCCGTTGAATCCCGCCCCGCGGGGGTCCTCGGGACGACCCCCGCGCACCGGCCGCTGGGGGCCCGTGTCGGGGCCTTCGTCGCGCTGACCAAGCCTCGGATCATCGAGCTGCTCCTGATGAGCACCGTTCCGGTGATGTTCCTGGCGCAGCGCGGGGTGCCCAATCTCCTGCTGGTGCTGGAGGTCGTCATCGGGGGGTACCTCTCCGCGGGCGGCGCCAACGCACTGAACATGTACATCGACCGCGACATCGACGCGGTGATGAGCCGCACCGAGCGGCGGCCGCTGGTGACCGGCATGGTCGCACCGCGCGAGGCGCTGGTGTTCGGGATCGCTCTCGGTGCGGTCTCCACGCTCTGGCTCGGCCTCCTGGTGAACTGGCTGGCCTCGGGGCTGGCGCTGACCGGGTACCTCTTCTACGTCTTCGTGTACACGCTGGGCCTCAAGCGGCGCACCACGCAGAACATCGTCTGGGGCGGCATCGCCGGCTGCATGCCGGTGCTGGTCGGCTGGGCCGCGGTCACCGGATCGCTGACCTGGGCGCCGGTGGTGCTCTTCCTGGTGATCTTCTTCTGGACCCCGCCGCACTACTACCCGCTCTCCATGAAGGTCCGCGAGGACTACGAGAAGGCCGGCGTGCCGATGCTGCCGGTGACCGCCGGCAACGTGACGGTGGCCAGGCACATCGTGGCCTACTCCTGGATCATGGTGGCGGTCTCGCTGGCGCTGTGGCCGCTGGATCACACCAGCTGGCTCTACCCGACCGCGGCGGTGCTGCTGGGCGCGTTCTGGATCAAGGAGGCGCACGGGCTCCAGGCGCGCGCCAAGGCGGGCGTCGTGGGCGCCAAGCTCAAGGAGATGCGGCTCTTCCACTGGTCCATCACCTATCTGACGCTGCTGATGGTGGCGATCGCGGTGGACCCGTTCCTCAGGTGA
- the tkt gene encoding transketolase: MSTPTNAIEWSELDERTVDTARVLAMDAVQKVGNGHPGTAMALAPAAYLIFQRFLRHDPTDPHWVGRDRFVLSPGHTSMTLYTQLFLSGYGLELDDLKSFRVHGSRTPGHPEHGHTAGVETTTGPLGQGIANAVGMAMAARYERGLFDPEAEPGSSPFDHTIWAIVSDGDLEEGISAEASSLAGHQKLGNLVAVYDDNHISIEGDTHTAFSEDVLARYEAYGWHVQRVAPKADGDIDVQALAAALAAAKAETSRPSIIGMRTIIAWPAPDAQNTAKAHGSALGNAEIAATKKVLGFDPERTFEVTDEVLSHARQVIQRGKATRAEWELGFGEWRAAHPGKAAEFDRIEAGELPNGWKDALPVFPAGKDVATRKAGGDALKALGAVVPELWGGSADLAESNLTTIEEGSSFLPADNPLKGANPYGRTIHFGIREHAMGSTMNGIALHGNTRVYGGTFLVFSDYMRPAVRLAALMKLPVTYVWTHDSIGLGEDGPTHQPVEQLAALRAIPGLSVVRPADANETVVAWRTVLERHSSHPGPVGLALTRQGVPTWDREVFGSAEGTAKGGYVLAEASDNAPKVILIGTGSEVQLAVKAREALEAEGIPTRVVSMPSVEWFNEQDQAYRDQVLPPTVKARVSVEAGIAQGWRELVGDHGRIVSLEHFGASADYQVLYQEFGITAEAVAHAAHKSLRSLEAVSR, from the coding sequence GTGAGCACGCCGACGAACGCAATCGAGTGGTCCGAGCTGGATGAGCGGACGGTCGACACCGCCCGGGTCCTGGCCATGGACGCGGTGCAGAAGGTCGGGAACGGCCACCCGGGGACGGCGATGGCCCTCGCCCCCGCGGCCTACCTCATCTTCCAGCGCTTCCTGCGGCACGACCCGACCGACCCGCACTGGGTGGGCCGTGACCGCTTTGTGCTGTCCCCCGGCCACACCAGCATGACGCTGTACACGCAGCTCTTCCTCTCCGGCTACGGCCTGGAGCTGGACGACCTCAAGTCCTTCCGGGTGCACGGCAGCCGCACGCCCGGCCACCCCGAGCACGGCCACACCGCCGGTGTGGAGACCACCACGGGTCCGCTCGGCCAGGGCATCGCCAACGCCGTGGGCATGGCGATGGCCGCCCGCTACGAGCGCGGCCTGTTCGACCCCGAGGCCGAGCCGGGCAGTTCGCCCTTCGACCACACCATCTGGGCGATCGTCTCCGACGGCGACCTGGAGGAGGGCATCTCCGCCGAGGCCTCCTCGCTGGCCGGCCACCAGAAGCTCGGCAACCTGGTCGCGGTCTACGACGACAACCACATCTCGATCGAGGGCGACACCCACACCGCCTTCTCCGAGGACGTGCTCGCCCGCTACGAGGCGTACGGCTGGCACGTCCAGCGGGTCGCGCCCAAGGCGGACGGCGACATCGACGTGCAGGCGCTGGCCGCCGCGCTGGCCGCCGCCAAGGCGGAGACCTCGCGCCCCTCGATCATCGGGATGCGCACGATCATCGCCTGGCCCGCCCCGGACGCGCAGAACACCGCCAAGGCGCACGGCTCCGCGCTCGGCAACGCCGAGATCGCCGCCACCAAGAAGGTGCTGGGCTTCGACCCCGAGCGCACCTTCGAGGTGACCGACGAGGTGCTCAGCCACGCCCGCCAGGTGATCCAGCGCGGCAAGGCCACCCGCGCCGAGTGGGAGCTGGGCTTCGGGGAGTGGCGCGCCGCCCACCCGGGCAAGGCCGCCGAGTTCGACCGGATCGAGGCCGGCGAGCTGCCCAACGGCTGGAAGGACGCGCTGCCGGTCTTCCCGGCCGGCAAGGACGTCGCCACCCGCAAGGCCGGCGGCGACGCGCTCAAGGCGCTCGGCGCGGTGGTCCCGGAGCTGTGGGGCGGCTCGGCCGACCTCGCGGAGTCCAACCTCACCACGATCGAGGAGGGTTCCTCCTTCCTCCCCGCGGACAACCCGCTCAAGGGCGCGAACCCGTACGGCCGGACCATCCACTTCGGCATCCGCGAGCACGCCATGGGCTCGACCATGAACGGCATCGCGCTGCACGGCAACACCCGGGTCTACGGCGGGACCTTCCTGGTCTTCTCCGACTACATGCGCCCGGCGGTCCGGCTGGCCGCGCTGATGAAGCTGCCGGTCACCTACGTCTGGACGCACGACTCGATCGGCCTGGGCGAGGACGGCCCGACCCACCAGCCGGTCGAGCAGCTGGCCGCGCTGCGCGCCATCCCCGGCCTGTCGGTGGTCCGCCCGGCCGACGCCAACGAGACGGTGGTGGCCTGGCGCACCGTGCTGGAGCGCCACTCCAGCCACCCGGGCCCGGTGGGCCTGGCGCTCACCCGCCAGGGCGTGCCGACCTGGGACCGCGAGGTCTTCGGCTCCGCCGAGGGCACCGCGAAGGGCGGCTACGTGCTGGCCGAGGCCTCGGACAACGCGCCGAAGGTGATCCTGATCGGCACCGGTTCCGAGGTGCAGCTGGCCGTCAAGGCGCGCGAGGCGCTGGAGGCCGAGGGCATCCCGACCCGGGTGGTCTCGATGCCCTCCGTCGAGTGGTTCAACGAGCAGGACCAGGCCTACCGCGACCAGGTGCTGCCGCCCACCGTCAAGGCCCGGGTCTCGGTGGAGGCCGGCATCGCCCAGGGCTGGCGCGAGCTGGTCGGCGACCACGGCCGGATCGTGAGCCTGGAGCACTTCGGTGCCTCGGCCGACTACCAGGTGCTGTACCAGGAGTTCGGCATCACCGCCGAGGCCGTGGCGCACGCCGCGCACAAGTCGCTGCGTTCGCTGGAAGCCGTCAGCCGCTAG
- the tal gene encoding transaldolase codes for MTDALKRLSEEGVAIWLDDLSRNRLTTGNLAELVQSKHVVGVTTNPTIFQKAIAGSGDSSYDAQLRDLAVRKVTTDEAIRMITTADVRDAADVLRPVYDASNGRDGRVSIEVDPRLAHETAATVAEAKQLWWLVDRPNVLIKIPATLAGLPAISEVVGRGISVNVTLIFSLERYKAVIDAFLTGLEQAKAKGIALSSIESVASFFVSRVDTEIDKRLEAIGGDAVKLRSKAALANARLAYQAYEEVFGSVDGKKPAGDRWKALEAAGAKPQRPLWASTGVKDPALPDTLYVTELVAPGTVNTMPEATLDATGDHGQVTGDTITVNYDDAQSVLDALAAAGVDYDDVVRVLEDEGVSKFEASWQELLDTVTASLASFSAESN; via the coding sequence ATGACTGACGCACTGAAGCGCCTCAGCGAAGAAGGCGTGGCGATCTGGCTGGACGACCTCAGCCGCAACCGGCTGACCACCGGCAACCTGGCCGAACTGGTGCAGAGCAAGCACGTCGTGGGTGTGACCACCAACCCGACCATCTTCCAGAAGGCCATCGCGGGCAGCGGCGACTCCTCGTACGACGCCCAGCTGCGCGACCTGGCGGTCCGCAAGGTCACCACCGACGAGGCGATCCGCATGATCACCACGGCGGACGTGCGGGACGCGGCCGACGTGCTGCGCCCGGTCTACGACGCGAGCAACGGCCGCGACGGCCGGGTCTCGATCGAGGTCGACCCGCGGCTGGCCCACGAGACCGCGGCCACCGTGGCCGAGGCCAAGCAGCTGTGGTGGCTGGTGGACCGCCCCAACGTGCTGATCAAGATCCCCGCCACCCTGGCCGGTCTGCCCGCGATCAGCGAGGTGGTCGGCCGGGGCATCAGCGTCAACGTCACGCTGATCTTCTCGCTGGAGCGCTACAAGGCCGTGATCGACGCCTTCCTGACCGGTCTGGAGCAGGCCAAGGCCAAGGGCATCGCCCTCTCCTCGATCGAGTCGGTCGCCTCCTTCTTCGTCTCCCGGGTGGACACCGAGATCGACAAGCGGCTGGAGGCCATCGGCGGCGACGCCGTCAAGCTGCGCTCCAAGGCCGCGCTGGCCAACGCCCGCCTCGCCTACCAGGCCTACGAGGAGGTCTTCGGCTCGGTGGACGGCAAGAAGCCCGCCGGCGACCGCTGGAAGGCCCTGGAGGCGGCCGGTGCCAAGCCGCAGCGCCCGCTCTGGGCCTCCACCGGCGTCAAGGACCCGGCGCTGCCGGACACCCTGTACGTCACCGAGCTGGTGGCGCCCGGCACCGTGAACACCATGCCCGAGGCCACCCTGGACGCCACCGGCGACCACGGCCAGGTCACCGGCGACACCATCACCGTCAACTACGACGACGCCCAGAGCGTGCTGGACGCGCTCGCCGCGGCCGGGGTGGACTACGACGACGTCGTGCGGGTCCTGGAGGACGAGGGCGTCAGCAAGTTCGAGGCCTCCTGGCAGGAGCTGCTCGACACGGTGACCGCCTCGCTGGCGTCCTTCTCCGCCGAGAGCAACTGA
- the zwf gene encoding glucose-6-phosphate dehydrogenase, whose amino-acid sequence MPQQPANPLRDPADRRLPRIAGPSGLVIFGVTGDLSRKKLMPAIYDLANRGLLPPGFSLVGFARREWEDEDFAKEVHDAVKEHARTPFREEVWQQLAKGMRFVQGTFDDDTAFETLRETIEDLDKAQGTSGNFAFYLSVPPKFFPNVVQQLKKHGLADPPTGSWRRAVIEKPFGHDLLSAQELNKVVHEVFPRDEVFRIDHYLGKETVQNILALRFANTMFEPIWNRSYVDHVQITMAEDIGIGGRAGYYDGIGSARDVIQNHLLQLMALTAIEEPASFHPKALVAEKLKVLSAVQLPKDLGRHTVRGQYAAGWQGGEEVVGYLDEDGIDPESKTDTYAAIKLEINNRRWAGVPFYLRTGKRLGRRVTEIAVVFQRAPYLPFDSYATEELGQNALVIRVQPDEGVTVRFGSKVPGTSMEVRDVTMDFAYGESFTESSPEAYERLILDVLLGDANLFPRHQEVELSWEILDPIERYWDQHGKPAQYPAGTWGPTEADEMIARDGRSWRRP is encoded by the coding sequence ATTCCGCAGCAGCCAGCGAACCCGCTACGCGATCCGGCCGACCGGCGGCTGCCGCGGATCGCCGGACCGTCCGGTCTGGTGATCTTCGGCGTCACCGGCGACCTGTCGCGCAAGAAGCTGATGCCGGCGATCTACGACCTGGCCAACCGCGGCCTGCTGCCGCCGGGCTTCTCGCTGGTGGGCTTCGCCCGCCGTGAGTGGGAGGACGAGGACTTCGCGAAGGAGGTCCACGACGCCGTCAAGGAGCACGCCCGCACCCCCTTCCGCGAGGAGGTGTGGCAGCAGCTGGCCAAGGGCATGCGCTTCGTCCAGGGCACCTTCGACGACGACACCGCCTTCGAGACGCTGCGCGAGACCATCGAGGACCTCGACAAGGCGCAGGGCACCAGCGGCAACTTCGCCTTCTACCTCTCGGTGCCGCCGAAGTTCTTCCCCAACGTGGTGCAGCAGCTGAAGAAGCACGGGCTGGCCGACCCGCCGACCGGCTCCTGGCGCCGTGCCGTGATCGAGAAGCCGTTCGGCCACGACCTGCTGAGCGCGCAGGAGTTGAACAAGGTCGTCCACGAGGTCTTCCCCCGGGACGAGGTCTTCCGGATCGACCACTACCTGGGCAAGGAGACGGTCCAGAACATCCTGGCGCTGCGCTTCGCCAACACGATGTTCGAGCCGATCTGGAACCGCTCCTACGTGGACCACGTGCAGATCACCATGGCCGAGGACATCGGCATCGGCGGCCGCGCCGGGTACTACGACGGCATCGGCTCGGCCCGTGACGTGATCCAGAACCACCTGCTCCAGCTGATGGCGCTCACCGCCATCGAGGAGCCGGCCTCGTTCCACCCCAAGGCCCTGGTCGCCGAGAAGCTCAAGGTGCTCAGCGCCGTGCAGCTGCCCAAGGACCTGGGCCGCCACACGGTGCGCGGGCAGTACGCGGCCGGCTGGCAGGGCGGCGAGGAGGTGGTCGGCTACCTGGACGAGGACGGCATCGACCCCGAGTCCAAGACCGACACCTACGCCGCGATCAAGCTGGAGATCAACAACCGGCGCTGGGCCGGCGTCCCGTTCTACCTGCGGACCGGCAAGCGCCTGGGCCGCCGGGTGACCGAGATCGCGGTGGTCTTCCAGCGCGCGCCCTACCTGCCGTTCGACTCCTACGCCACCGAGGAGCTGGGGCAGAACGCCCTGGTCATCCGGGTGCAGCCGGACGAGGGCGTCACGGTGCGGTTCGGTTCCAAGGTGCCGGGCACCTCGATGGAGGTCCGGGACGTCACGATGGACTTCGCCTACGGCGAGTCCTTCACCGAGTCCAGCCCGGAGGCGTACGAGCGGCTCATCCTGGATGTGCTGCTCGGCGACGCCAACCTCTTCCCCCGGCACCAGGAGGTCGAACTCTCCTGGGAGATCCTCGACCCGATCGAGAGGTACTGGGACCAGCACGGCAAGCCCGCGCAGTACCCGGCCGGCACCTGGGGGCCGACCGAGGCGGACGAGATGATCGCACGAGACGGCAGGAGCTGGCGCCGGCCATGA